Proteins encoded by one window of Arachis hypogaea cultivar Tifrunner chromosome 1, arahy.Tifrunner.gnm2.J5K5, whole genome shotgun sequence:
- the LOC112709839 gene encoding heparanase-like protein 2: MGFFHLALFVFLVSPPLSLVMSKDIEHGSLIVDGARSVADTDDNFICATIDWWPQDKCDYNNCPWGNTSIINLDLSQPLLTKAIQGLKPLRIRIGGSLQDQVLYEVGNLKSPCQQFQKKNGGLFGFSKGCLQMKRWDELNQFFNKTGAIVTFGLNALNGRRKTKRAAWVGDWDITNAHDFISYTISKGYQIDSWEFGNELSGKGIGANVGAAQYGKDLIKLKQILNTMYHNYKFKPSLIAPGGFYDKNWFDKLLQVTGSGVLNALTHHIYNLGPGSDVNLDSKILDPERLSNVESVFSSMSETIKKYGPWSAAWVGEAGGAYNSGGRDISDTFVNSFWYLDELGIASKYNTKVYCRQSLIGGNYGLLNTTTFSPNPDYYSALLWNQLMGKKVLSASSDVLSPFIRTYAHCSKGRDGVTFLLINLSNKTHFLLTIHDRESKEDGAKHILKETSVSSHIKSAFSWVGTKASDVTFREEYHLTPKDGYLRSQTMLLNGNPLELTNGGEIPRLDPVRSNVHSPIHIDPLSIVFIVYPNFDAPACAVEHKKSLI, from the exons ATGGGATTCTTCCACCTAGCCttgtttgtgtttctggtttctCCTCCTCTTAGTTTGGTTATGAGTAAAGATATCGAACACGGTTCGCTTATCGTCGATGGAGCTCGATCGGTAGCTGATACCGACGATAACTTCATCTGTGCCACCATTGATTGGTGGCCTCAAGATAAGTGTGACTACAACAATTGTCCATGGGGAAATACATCTATTATAAATTTG GACTTGTCTCAGCCTTTACTGACCAAGGCTATCCAAG GTCTCAAGCCTTTGAGGATAAGAATTGGAGGTTCATTGCAAGATCAAGTGTTGTATGAGGTAGGGAATTTGAAGTCCCCATGCCAACAATTTCAGAAGAAGAATGGTGGATTGTTTGGATTCTCAAAAGGATGCTTACAAATGAAAAGGTGGGATGAGCTTAACCAATTCTTCAACAAGACAGG GGCAATTGTGACATTTGGCTTGAATGCCCTAAATGGGAGGCGCAAGACGAAACGTGCTGCCTGGGTAGGAGATTGGGACATTACTAATGCTCATGATTTCATAAGCTACACTATTTCAAAGGGATACCAAATCGATTCGTGGGAATTCG GTAATGAGTTGAGTGGTAAGGGCATTGGTGCAAATGTCGGTGCAGCACAATATGGAAAAGATTTGATAAAGCTTAAACAAATTCTAAACACAATGTACCATAACTACAAGTTCAAACCTTCACTTATAGCACCTGGAGGATTCTATGACAAGAATTGGTTTGATAAACTTCTTCAGGTCACAGGTTCTGGTGTACTCAATGCACTCACTCATCACATATATAACTTGGGCCCAG GTAGTGATGTGAATCTTGATTCTAAGATCCTAGATCCTGAGCGTTTGAGCAATGTAGAATCAGTATTCAGCAGCATGTCAGAGACAATTAAGAAATATGGTCCTTGGTCTGCTGCATGGGTTGGAGAAGCGGGTGGTGCATACAACAGTGGTGGCCGTGATATCTCTGACACTTTTGTTAATAGCTTTTG GTACTTAGATGAACTTGGAATAGCATCAAAATACAACACAAAGGTTTATTGCAGGCAGAGTTTAATTGGAGGAAACTATGGTCTTCTCAATACCACCACTTTCTCTCCCAATCCTGATTACTACAG TGCACTTTTGTGGAATCAGCTAATGGGGAAGAAGGTTCTTTCAGCTTCAAGTGATGTTCTTTCACCTTTTATACGTACTTATGCTCATTGCTCAAAAGGCAGA GATGGTGTAACATTTTTGCTGATCAACTTAAGCAATAAGACTCATTTCTTACTAACAATTCATGACCGTGAGTCAAAAGAAGATGGTGCCAAACACATCCTAAAAGAAACCTCGGTTTCTAGTCATATCAAAAGTGCATTTTCATGGGTTGGAACAAAAGCATCAGATGTGACATTCAGAGAAGAGTACCACCTAACCCCAAAAGATGGTTACCTTAGAAGCCAAACCATGTTGCTTAATGGTAATCCACTAGAGCTAACTAATGGTGGAGAAATTCCAAGGTTGGATCCAGTTAGGAGTAATGTACATTCACCAATACACATAGATCCTTTATCCATTGTGTTTATTGTGTACCCTAACTTTGATGCTCCAGCTTGTGCTGTTGAACATAAAaaatctttaatataa